One segment of Meleagris gallopavo isolate NT-WF06-2002-E0010 breed Aviagen turkey brand Nicholas breeding stock chromosome 8, Turkey_5.1, whole genome shotgun sequence DNA contains the following:
- the ANXA7 gene encoding annexin A7 isoform X2: MPPTGPGFGGYPQPPAQSYGGGGPAQIPVGYPGGQAPSPMPGPPAAMVQYTQGTIQAAPNFDAGRDAEILRKAMKGFGTDEKAIIDVVSNRSNDQRQKIKAAFKTMYGKDLIKDLKSELSGNVEELILALFMPRTYYDAWSLRHAMKGAGTQERVLIEILCTRTNQEIREIVNCYKSEFGRDIEQDIRADTSGHFERLLVSMCQGNRDENQTVDYQKAQEDAQRLYQAGEGKLGTDESCFNMVLASRSFPQLRATAEAYSRIANRDLASSIDREFSGNVERGLKAILQCAFDRPAFFAERLYHAMRGAGTDDSTLIRIVVTRSEIDLVQIKQKFTEMYQKTLATMIASDTSGDYRRLLLAIVGQ, encoded by the exons ATGCCTCCCACTGGCCCTGGCTTTGGTGGCTATCCCCAGCCTCCTGCCCAAAGCTATGGTGGAGGTGGACCAGCACAAATTCCTG tagGCTATCCTGGTGGACAAGCACCATCACCGATGCCTGGTCCG cCTGCAGCAATGGTTCAGTATACTCAGGGCACAATTCAAGCTGCTCCAAACTTTGATGCTGGAAGGGATGCAGAAATTCTGCGCAAAGCTATGAAGGGGTTTG GAACTGATGAGAAGGCTATCATTGATGTTGTATCTAACCGCTCCAATGATCAAAGGCAAAAAATCAAGGCAGCTTTCAAGACAATGTATGGCAAG GATTTAATTAAAGACCTGAAGTCTGAATTAAGTGGAAATGTGGAAGAACTGATTCTGGCACTTTTCATGCCTAGAACCTACTATGATGCCTGGAGTTTACGTCATGCAATGAAG GGAGCAGGCACGCAGGAGAGAGTGCTGATAGAGATCCTTTGCACAAGGACAAACCAGGAAATACGAGAAATAGTGAACTGCTATAAATCAGAATTTGGAAGGGACATCGAACAAGACATCAGAGCAGACACTTCAGGACACTTTGAACGGTTACTTGTATCTATGTGCCAA GGTAACCGGGATGAGAATCAAACCGTGGATTATCAGAAAGCTCAAGAAGATGCTCAGCGTCTTTACCAAGCAGGTGAAGGAAAACTTGGGACGGATGAATCTTGCTTTAATATGGTTCTGGCAAGCAGAAGTTTTCCCCAGTTGAGAGCAACAGCTGAGGCGTATTCCAGG ATTGCTAATCGTGATTTAGCAAGCAGCATTGATCGAGAATTTTCTGGAAATGTGGAACGTGGCTTGAAGGCTATTT TGCAATGTGCTTTCGATCGCCCGGCCTTTTTTGCAGAAAGACTTTATCATGCTATGAGAGGAGCTGGCACAGATGACTCTACCCTCATCAGAATTGTAGTCACTCGCAGTGag ATTGATCTAGTGCAAATTAAACAGAAGTTCACAGAAATGTATCAGAAGACTCTGGCTACAATGATAGCAAGTGATACAAGCGGCGATTACAGGCGTTTGCTACTGGCAATTGTTGGTCAATAG
- the ANXA7 gene encoding annexin A7 isoform X1: MSYPGYPPSGYPAFPGYPPTGQESVYPPAGQYTYPAAPGGYPPAGGGSFPAAPPSAGYPEAGGYPAPGGFPAPGGFPGAPQAGGMPSYPGGPGFGMPPTGPGFGGYPQPPAQSYGGGGPAQIPVGYPGGQAPSPMPGPPAAMVQYTQGTIQAAPNFDAGRDAEILRKAMKGFGTDEKAIIDVVSNRSNDQRQKIKAAFKTMYGKDLIKDLKSELSGNVEELILALFMPRTYYDAWSLRHAMKGAGTQERVLIEILCTRTNQEIREIVNCYKSEFGRDIEQDIRADTSGHFERLLVSMCQGNRDENQTVDYQKAQEDAQRLYQAGEGKLGTDESCFNMVLASRSFPQLRATAEAYSRIANRDLASSIDREFSGNVERGLKAILQCAFDRPAFFAERLYHAMRGAGTDDSTLIRIVVTRSEIDLVQIKQKFTEMYQKTLATMIASDTSGDYRRLLLAIVGQ, translated from the exons atgtCATACCCAGGTTATCCCCCTTCTGGCTACCCTGCTTTCCCTGGCTACCCT ccCACAGGACAGGAATCTGTCTATCCACCCGCTGGGCAGTACACCTatcctgctgctcctggaggATATCCtccagcaggaggagggagctTTCCTGCAGCACCACCCAGTGCTGGGTATCCAGAGGCAGGAGGATATCCTGCCCCAGGGGGTTTCCCTGCCCCAGGGGGCTTCCCTGGAGCTCCCCAGGCTGGAGGAATGCCATCTTATCCTGGAG GCCCTGGCTTTGGCATGCCTCCCACTGGCCCTGGCTTTGGTGGCTATCCCCAGCCTCCTGCCCAAAGCTATGGTGGAGGTGGACCAGCACAAATTCCTG tagGCTATCCTGGTGGACAAGCACCATCACCGATGCCTGGTCCG cCTGCAGCAATGGTTCAGTATACTCAGGGCACAATTCAAGCTGCTCCAAACTTTGATGCTGGAAGGGATGCAGAAATTCTGCGCAAAGCTATGAAGGGGTTTG GAACTGATGAGAAGGCTATCATTGATGTTGTATCTAACCGCTCCAATGATCAAAGGCAAAAAATCAAGGCAGCTTTCAAGACAATGTATGGCAAG GATTTAATTAAAGACCTGAAGTCTGAATTAAGTGGAAATGTGGAAGAACTGATTCTGGCACTTTTCATGCCTAGAACCTACTATGATGCCTGGAGTTTACGTCATGCAATGAAG GGAGCAGGCACGCAGGAGAGAGTGCTGATAGAGATCCTTTGCACAAGGACAAACCAGGAAATACGAGAAATAGTGAACTGCTATAAATCAGAATTTGGAAGGGACATCGAACAAGACATCAGAGCAGACACTTCAGGACACTTTGAACGGTTACTTGTATCTATGTGCCAA GGTAACCGGGATGAGAATCAAACCGTGGATTATCAGAAAGCTCAAGAAGATGCTCAGCGTCTTTACCAAGCAGGTGAAGGAAAACTTGGGACGGATGAATCTTGCTTTAATATGGTTCTGGCAAGCAGAAGTTTTCCCCAGTTGAGAGCAACAGCTGAGGCGTATTCCAGG ATTGCTAATCGTGATTTAGCAAGCAGCATTGATCGAGAATTTTCTGGAAATGTGGAACGTGGCTTGAAGGCTATTT TGCAATGTGCTTTCGATCGCCCGGCCTTTTTTGCAGAAAGACTTTATCATGCTATGAGAGGAGCTGGCACAGATGACTCTACCCTCATCAGAATTGTAGTCACTCGCAGTGag ATTGATCTAGTGCAAATTAAACAGAAGTTCACAGAAATGTATCAGAAGACTCTGGCTACAATGATAGCAAGTGATACAAGCGGCGATTACAGGCGTTTGCTACTGGCAATTGTTGGTCAATAG